The proteins below are encoded in one region of Canis lupus dingo isolate Sandy chromosome 30, ASM325472v2, whole genome shotgun sequence:
- the PIF1 gene encoding ATP-dependent DNA helicase PIF1: MPSGTPAAPAEFEDAELRCRVAVEELSPGGQPRRRQALRTAELSLGRNERRELLLRLRASGPPGPPRCFPLRAARLFSRFAAAGRSTLRLPGAGAPGAGAVQLLLSDCPPDRLRRFLRTLRLKLAAAPGPAPPSARAQLLGPRPRDFVTISPVQPEELRRAVATRDPRATPVKRPLQPCAGAQPSTEAPRWPLPVKRLSLPPTKPQLSEEQAAVLRVVLKGQSVFFTGSAGTGKSYLLKRILGSLPPTGTVATASTGVAACHIGGTTLHAFAGIGSGQAPLAQCVALAQRPAVKQGWLNCQRLVIDEISMVEADLFDKLEAVARTVRQQNKPFGGIQLIICGDFLQLPPVTKGSQPPKFCFQAKSWKRCVPVTLELTEVWRQADQTFISLLQAVRLGRCSDEVTRQLQATASHKVGRDGIVATRLCTHQDDVALTNEKRLQELPGEVHSFKAMDSDPKQARTLDAQCPVSQILQLKLGAQVMLVKNLAVSRGLVNGARGVVVGFETEGRGLPQVRFLCGVTKVIHADRWTVQATGGQLLSRRQLPLQLAWAISIHKSQGMSLDCVEISLGRVFASGQAYVALSRARSLEGLRVLDFDPMVVRCDPRVLSFYATLQRGRGPSLKSPDDDEAASDQENEDPNL; the protein is encoded by the exons ATGCCGTCGGGCACCCCGGCGGCGCCGGCGGAATTCGAGGACGCGGAGCTGCGGTGCCGCGTGGCCGTGGAGGAGCTGAGCCCGGGCGGGCAGCCGCGAAGGCGCCAGGCCCTGCGCACGGCCGAGCTGAGCCTGGGGCGGAACGAGCGCCGCGAGCTGCTGCTGCGGCTGCGGGCGTCCGGGCCCCCGGGCCCGCCGCGCTGCTTCCCTCTGCGGGCCGCGCGCCTCTTCTCGCGCTTCGCGGCGGCCGGACGGAGCACGCTGCGGCTCCCCGGCGCCGGCGCTCCCGGGGCGGGCGCCGTGCAGCTGCTGCTCTCCGACTGCCCGCCCGACCGCCTGCGGCGCTTCCTGCGCACGCTGCGCCTCAAGCTggccgcggccccggggcccgcGCCGCCCTCCGCCCGTGCGCAGCTGCTTGGCCCGCGGCCCCGCGACTTCGTCACCATCAGCCCGGTGCAGCCCGAGGAGCTGCGGCGCGCGGTGGCCACCCGGGACCCGCGCGCCACGCCCGTGAAGCGGCCCTTGCAACCCTGCGCGGGAGCCCAGCCCAGCACC GAAGCCCCAAGGTGGCCCTTGCCTGTGAAGAGGCTGAGCTTGCCCCCCACCAAACCACAGCTTTCTGAGGAACAGGCTGCTGTGCTGAGGGTTGTCCTGAAAGGCCAGAGCGTCTTCTTCACTGGGAGTGCAGGG ACAGGGAAATCTTATCTGCTGAAGCGTATCCTGGGCTCACTGCCTCCCACAGGTACTGTGGCTACTGCCAGCACTGGGGTGGCAGCCTGCCACATTGGGGGTACCACCCTCCACGCCTTTGCAG GCATTGGCTCAGGCCAGGCTCCCCTGGCGCAGTGTGTGGCCCTGGCCCAGCGGCCAGCTGTGAAGCAGGGCTGGCTAAACTGCCAGCGGCTAGTCATTGATGAGATCTCCATGGTGGAGGCGGACCTGTTTGACAAGCTGGAAGCTGTGGCCAG AACTGTCCGGCAGCAGAACAAGCCATTTGGAGGGATCCAGCTCATCATCTGTGGGGACTTCCTGCAGCTGCCACCTGTAACCAAGGGCTCCCAGCCCCCAAAGTTCTGCTTTCAG GCCAAGAGCTGGAAAAGGTGTGTCCCAGTGACCCTGGAACTGACTGAGGTGTGGAGGCAGGCAGACCAGACCTTCATCTCTCTGCTACAGGCTGTCAGACTGGGAAG GTGCTCAGATGAAGTGACCCGCCAGCTCCAGGCCACAGCCTCCCACAAGGTGGGGCGAGATGGGATTGTGGCCACAAGGCTCTGCACTCACCAGGATGACGTGGCCCTCACCAATGAGAAGCGACTGCAGGAACTGccag GTGAGGTACACAGCTTTAAGGCCATGGACAGTGACCCCAAGCAAGCCCGGACTCTGGATGCCCAGTGTCCTGTTAGCCAGATCCTTCAACTAAAGCTAGGGGCCCAG GTGATGCTGGTGAAGAACCTAGCAGTGTCCCGGGGCCTGGTGAATGGCGCCCGAGGGGTGGTCGTGGGGTTTGAGACGGAGGGGAGAG GGCTGCCCCAGGTGCGGTTCCTGTGCGGAGTCACCAAGGTCATCCATGCTGACCGCTGGACAGTGCAGGCCACTGGAGGCCAGCTCCTCAGCCGGCGGCAGCTGCCCCTTCAGCTGGCCTGGGCAATATCCATCCACAAGAGCCAG GGCATGTCCCTGGATTGCGTGGAGATCTCTCTGGGTCGTGTGTTTGCCAGTGGCCAGGCCTATGTGGCCCTCTCCCGGGCCCGCAGCCTGGAGGGCCTGCGTGTGCTGGACTTTGATCCCATGGTGGTTCGCTGTGACCCTCGTGTACTGAGCTTCTATGCCACTCTGCAGAGGGGCAGGGGCCCCAGCCTG AAGTCTCCAGATGATGATGAGGCAGCCTCAGACCAGGAGAATGAGGACCCAAATCTTTGA